In Paralichthys olivaceus isolate ysfri-2021 chromosome 13, ASM2471397v2, whole genome shotgun sequence, the following are encoded in one genomic region:
- the nek10 gene encoding serine/threonine-protein kinase Nek10 isoform X2, protein MQKMSNLVKKVRQGQKSPLKSTGIHSKASHDLRRLQFLLAKTSPRQEVAALSQGKARSSGASRSQGPHHQRDATRQRSESDINSEASELEKFSITYRDQRCFSSHPLHNLFTDILVSLVKNRLCSEWFDHAAPESVLRVLICLRLLIRDPHHQKILHQLQGISLLARYMESVTAVYISCGEQSFSTQTLVTMTYIFKKLSAIETQRAWVIKSGAHKTLVKLLSTTDSSVLLGALLALTALAESPECKEEIGEPPIVENLLVILQEYDLLSKRTSAELLRLLSPVRQVRDQVRELEGLPVLLSLLHGQNLKLLWSLTWVLVQLCEDQTARTEIRSWGGVQQLLRLLNSDREYVCDRSSIETLSSATAAGCTQSEQVREELSPQQEVDTTEALQSACCTALTELSLDDTSAHHIVQENGIYIIAKLILPQKSQAKITLQCYAFRTLRFLFRMERNRHLFKRLFPTDLFEMFIDVGHYVRDLTAYEGLQTKVSLYTEEELDSLRESIEAVDQNRPPLKVINGYSVLDHLGTGAFGSVFKVRKQSGPNLLALKEVNLHNPVFGKDKKSRDSNVEKIISELTIVKEQMTHPNVVKYYKTFVEGDRLYIVMELIEGVPLAEHLTSLKEKQQQFTEDRIWNIFIQMCLALRYLHEEKRIVHRDLTPNNIMLGEKDKVTITDFGLAKQKQDNSKLTSVVGTILYSCPEVVKNEPYGEKADIWALGCILYQMATLHPPFYSSNMLSLASKIVEADYEPVEEGSFSERVTDMIRWCLSPRADQRPDIVAISSRISDLIMKLMDGLYTSQNALERRAERDRKRAQKYFLERNKSRRNCCLLNPSQETPSMTSEYPRPRSSATCNSDHSEQIICQEHASDDDAEPSDMKNTSTSSEGKPYVTSSPRVTPDQVLRRDYAAARTRARPVSAGICISQKKLRQIVDPSQRLLVQLHKIVYISQLPPAPHHNIRRRLIERFKKSLFHYGSDPYNLKVELSKLLQASTELMELGSTSSDWWPLVHHCTGDPVTADSAGDGNLKEGVTYQQMQGIIEELLEDSSYYEAPNSRVGEKRNDHRPYTSS, encoded by the exons ATGCAGAAAATGTCCAACTTAGTTAAAAAAGTGAGACAGGGACAAAAGTCGCCCCTAAAATCCACAGGAATCCACAGCAA GGCATCTCATGATCTCAGGAGGCTTCAGTTCCTGCTTGCCAAAACCAGCCCAAGACAAGAG GTGGCAGCGTTGAGTCAGGGTAAAGCACGCAGCAGTGGAGCCAGCAGATCACAAGGCCCGCATCATCAAAGAGACGCCACCAGACAACGGAGTGAGAGCGACATCAACAGTGAAGCCTCTGAACTGGAAAAATTCAG TATAACATACAGAGACCAGAGATGCTTCAGTAGCCACCCACTGCATAATCTCTTCACTGACATCCTCGTGTCTCTGGTCAAGAACCGACTCtgcag TGAATGGTTTGACCATGCAGCACCTGAATCAGTCCTGAGGGTCCTCATCTGCCTCAGATTATTAATCAGAGATCCACACCACCAG AAAATCCTCCATCAGCTCCAGGGAATCAGTTTACTTGCCAGG TACATGGAGTCTGTCACCGCTGTTTACATATCTTGTGGCGAACAGTCATTTTCCACGCAGACACTGGTCACGATGACCT ACATATTTAAGAAGCTGTCTGCCATTGAAACTCAAAGGGCCTGGGTCATCAAGAGCGGCGCTCACAAG ACCCTGGTGAAGCTCCTCTCCACAACAGACAGCAGTGTGCTGCTGGGAGCCCTGCTGGCACTCACCGCCCTGGCTGAAAG ccCAGAATGCAAAGAAGAAATTGGGGAGCCACCCATAGTGGAGAATCTACTTGTAATCCTGCAGGAATACGACCTACTGTCAAAGAG GACAAGtgcagagctgctgaggctccTGTCCCCTGTGCGGCAGGTGAGGGACCAGGTGAGGGAGCTGGAGGGGCTGCCCGTGCTGCTGAGCCTGCTGCACGGGcagaacctgaagctgctgtggAGCCTCACCTGGGTCCTGGTCCAGCTCTGCGAGGATCAAACTGCCAGAACGGAGATCCGGAGCTGGGGAGGggtgcagcagctgctcaggCTGCTTAACAG TGACAGGGAGTATGTCTGCGATCGCTCCTCGATTGAGACGCTCTCCAGCGCCACTGCAGCCGGTTGCACCCAGAGcgagcaggtcagagaggagctCAGCCCACAGCAGGAAGTGGACACTACCGAGGCCCTGCAGTCAG CCTGCTGTACAGCTTTGACCGAGCTCAGTCTGGATGACACATCTGCTCACCACATTGTGCAG GAAAACGGCATCTACATCATAGCAAAGTTGATTTTACCACAAAAGTCCCAAGCAAAGATCACATTGCAG TGCTATGCATTTCGGACCCTTCGATTTCTTTTCCGCATGGAAAGAAACAGGCATCTGTTCAAGAG actcTTTCCCACAGACCTCTTTGAGATGTTTATTGATGTTGGCCACTATGTGCGGGACCTCACTGCCTATGAAGGACTGCAGACCAAGGTTTCCCTCTACACT GAAGAGGAATTGGACAGTCTGAGAGAGAGCATCGAGGCTGTGGACCAGAATCGACCTCCCCTCAAGGTCATCAACGGTTACTCTGTACTGGACCACCTTGGCACCGGGGCGTTTGGAAGCGTCTTCAAG GTTCGAAAGCAGAGTGGACCGAACCTCCTGGCTCTGAAGGAGGTGAATCTGCACAACCCGGTGTTCGGCAAAGACAAGAAGTCCAGAGACAGTAACGTGGAGAAAATCATCTCTGAGCTAACGATCGTCAAAGAGCAG ATGACACACCCAAACGTTGTTAAATATTACAAGACATTTGTGGAAG GTGACCGGCTGTACATTGTGATGGAGCTGATAGAGGGAGTGCCTCTGGCTGAACATTTGACCtctctgaaggagaagcagcagcagttcacCGAAGACAGAATCTGGAATATATTCATACAG ATGTGCCTGGCACTGAGGTACCTGCACGAGGAGAAGAGAATAGTCCATCGCGACCTCACGCCAAACAACATCATGCTGGGGGAGAAGGACAAAGTCAccatca CTGACTTCGGTCTGGCTAAACAGAAGCAGGACAACAGCAAGCTGACGTCAGTGGTCGGCACCATCCTTTACTCCTG TCCAGAGGTGGTGAAGAATGAGCCTTACGGAGAGAAGGCTGATATCTGGGCGTTAGGCTGTATCCTCTACCAGATGGCCACTTTACATCCTCCGTTCTACAGCAGTAACATGCTGTCGCTGGCCAGCAAg ATTGTCGAGGCCGACTATGAGCCGGTTGAAGAAGGCTCTTTTTCTGAGAGAGTGACGGACATGATCAGATG GTGTCTGAGTCCACGTGCAGACCAGCGGCCGGACATTGTGGCCATCAGCTCCAGGATCTCTGACCTCATCATGAAGCTGATGGACGGCCTCTACACTTCCCAGAATGCACTGGAAAGAAGagctgagagagacaggaaacgAGCTCAAAAGTATTTTCTGGAGCGGAACAAAAGCAGGAGGAACTGCTGCCTCTTGAATCCGTCACAG GAAACACCCTCAATGACAAGTGAATATCCGAGGCCCCGCTCCTCTGCCACCTGCAATTCAGACCACAGTGAGCAAATAATCTGTCAAG AACACGCCTCAGATGATGATGCTGAACCGTCTGATATGAAAAacacctccacttcctctgaGGGAAAACCCTACG TGACGTCCAGTCCCCGTGTCACACCCGACCAAGTTCTGCGTAG GGATTATGCTGCAGCAAGGACGAGAGCAAGACCAG TGTCAGCAGGGATCTGCATCTCCCAGAAGAAGCTTCGACAGATTGTCGATCCCAGCCAGAGGCTCCTCGTGCAGCTGCACAAAATTGTCTACATCTCTCAA CTTCCACCAGCTCCGCACCATAACATCAGACGTCGACTCATTGAAAGATTTAAAAAGTCTCTGTTCCACTATGGAAGCGATCCATACAACCTAAAAGTGGAGCTAAGCAAG ctcctccaggccTCCACAGAGCTGATGGAGTTAGGCTCAACCAGTTCAGACTGGTGGCCCCTGGTCCACCACTGCACAGGAGACCCCGTCACTGCTGACAGCGCAG GTGACGGGAACCTCAAAGAGGGAGTTACCTATCAGCAGATGCAG GGGATCatagaggagctgctggaggacagCAGCTACTACGAAGCACCAAACAGCAG GGTCGGAGAGAAAAGAAACGACCATCGTCCATATACTTCCTCATAA